A genomic region of Enterococcus sp. 12C11_DIV0727 contains the following coding sequences:
- a CDS encoding Cof-type HAD-IIB family hydrolase translates to MDVKAIVLDIDGTLLNDEKKLTSQTRTALIDAQKNGIKVILASGRPTPGMLKYVEELEMDRYNGLLVSYNGAHVLDVSTQKELFSQPLSIESSKNILEHLKQFDVKPMIAKDDYMYVNNVFDGMLDLGSADGLFNIIEYESRGGNFQLCEKDDLAAFVDFPLHKILVAAQPEYLQEHWQKILAPFNQTVSGMFSAPMYFEFTDQGIDKANALEQTLKPLGIHKEHIISFGDGHNDLSLIQYAGMGIAMGNAVDELKNAADKITLSNNEDGIAKALADLL, encoded by the coding sequence ATGGATGTAAAAGCGATTGTTTTAGATATTGATGGAACACTTTTGAATGATGAAAAAAAACTAACTAGCCAAACTAGAACGGCGTTGATCGATGCGCAAAAAAATGGCATTAAAGTCATTCTTGCCTCTGGCAGACCAACTCCTGGTATGCTGAAATATGTTGAAGAATTAGAGATGGATCGCTATAATGGCCTGCTTGTTTCTTATAATGGGGCCCATGTCCTGGATGTGAGCACTCAAAAAGAACTATTCAGCCAACCCCTTTCGATTGAAAGTAGTAAAAATATATTAGAGCATCTTAAACAATTTGATGTAAAACCAATGATCGCTAAAGATGACTATATGTATGTCAATAATGTCTTTGATGGGATGTTGGATCTAGGCTCGGCGGATGGGCTGTTTAACATTATCGAATACGAATCGCGTGGCGGTAATTTTCAATTATGTGAAAAAGATGATTTAGCAGCTTTTGTTGATTTTCCTTTACACAAAATTTTGGTTGCTGCTCAACCTGAGTATTTACAAGAACACTGGCAAAAAATTCTTGCACCGTTTAATCAAACCGTTAGCGGGATGTTTTCAGCACCAATGTATTTTGAATTTACGGATCAGGGTATTGATAAGGCCAATGCTTTAGAGCAAACATTAAAACCTTTAGGCATCCATAAAGAACATATCATTTCATTTGGTGACGGACATAATGATTTGTCCTTGATCCAATATGCTGGAATGGGGATAGCCATGGGGAATGCGGTTGATGAGTTGAAGAATGCTGCAGATAAAATCACATTATCTAATAATGAAGATGGCATCGCGAAAGCCTTAGCTGACTTATTATAA
- a CDS encoding MurR/RpiR family transcriptional regulator codes for MNLIVKLKKLERLTTSEQALVDYILDYPGKVIHFSPKELAEHSFVSISTIYRLINKLDLDGLNDLKLALVNDLNEHMTDQIIDIDYPISAEDNHYAMTKKLKTVYEQTLQSTIDINNVEMIASTNLLLKKAKFIDVYASSANIYFAQNFQFQMLEIGKRINVPIDDYTQNLSAANSTPDHLAIVVSYEGRGSSVKKILDILQKNNSQILLITSQNSPLLKEKVAGILLFSSMENHYNKISSFSTRMSLMYLFDRLYLSFFNQDYEKNLAYKLENYQKMNPNLI; via the coding sequence ATGAATTTAATCGTAAAATTGAAAAAACTAGAGCGACTTACCACAAGTGAACAAGCACTTGTTGACTACATTCTCGATTATCCAGGCAAAGTGATTCATTTTTCACCAAAGGAATTGGCAGAACATTCTTTTGTCTCTATTTCAACGATATACCGCCTGATCAATAAACTTGATCTTGATGGACTGAACGATCTTAAACTAGCTTTAGTCAATGATCTAAATGAGCACATGACAGATCAAATTATTGATATTGATTACCCCATTTCAGCAGAAGATAATCATTATGCCATGACTAAGAAACTAAAGACAGTCTATGAACAAACGCTCCAGTCAACGATTGATATCAATAATGTTGAAATGATTGCTTCTACTAACTTACTCCTTAAAAAGGCAAAGTTTATCGATGTTTACGCTTCATCTGCGAACATTTATTTTGCCCAAAACTTTCAATTTCAAATGCTAGAAATCGGAAAAAGAATCAACGTTCCGATTGATGACTACACACAAAATTTATCCGCTGCCAATAGCACGCCTGATCATCTTGCGATTGTTGTCTCTTACGAAGGACGCGGCTCCAGCGTAAAAAAAATCTTAGACATTTTACAGAAAAATAACAGTCAGATTCTATTGATTACCTCACAAAACAGCCCACTTCTAAAAGAAAAAGTCGCTGGTATTTTACTATTTTCCTCAATGGAAAACCACTATAACAAGATTTCATCTTTCTCAACACGGATGTCCTTGATGTATCTCTTCGATCGTTTATATCTTAGTTTCTTTAATCAAGATTATGAAAAAAATCTAGCTTATAAACTAGAAAACTATCAAAAGATGAATCCAAATTTGATTTAG